In Brassica napus cultivar Da-Ae chromosome C2, Da-Ae, whole genome shotgun sequence, the sequence atacatcaaatggatgtaaaattATTAATGGTGCTAGAGAGGTCAGGACATACTCAAATGGAGACCTTGAGGAAGAAGTCTACATTGAGCAACCACAAGGCTACATAgttaaaggagaagaagacaaagtcttAAGGCTGAAGAAGGCgctttatggattaaagcaagcaccaagagcatggaacactcggattgataagtacttcaaggagaaatgcttcatcaagtgtccatatgagcatgcactttatatcaaaactcaaaacaatgatatattgattgcatgcttatatgttgatgacttgatattcactggcaacaatccgattatgtttgaagatttcaagatggagatgacaaaggaGTTCGAGATGACCGACATTGGATTGATGTCATACTACCTTGGCATTGAagtaaagcaagaagaaaatgaaatcttcattactcaagaaggctatgctaaagaggtgcttaagaagttcaagatggatgactcaaatccagtttgcacgccaatggaatgtggagtcaagttatcaaaagaagaagaaggagagagtgtGGATCCAACACTCTTTAAGAGTCTAGTTGGAAGCTTACGCTATCTAACGTGCACAAGGCCCGACATCCTACACGCAGTTGGAGTTGTGAGTCGATACATGGAGCATCCAACAACAACTCATTTCAAAGCAGCGAAGAGGATCCTACGCTATATCAAAGGTACAATCAACTTTGGCTTGTACTACTCTATTTCTGACGATTACAAGCTTGTTGGATATAGCGATAGCGATTGGGGTGGAGatgtagatgaccggaaaagcACAAGTGGCTTCGTGTTTTTCATTGGAGAAACCGCTTTCACATGGATGTCAAAGAAGCAACCAATTGTCACTCTTTCTACTTGTGAAGCGGAGTATGTGGCAGCTACTTCATGTGTTTGCCATGCTATTTGGTTATGAAACTTGCTAAAGGAGCTGAACTTACCACAAGAGGAGCCAACGAAAATCTTTGTGGATAACAAGTCGGCAATAGCATTGGCGAAGAATCCAGTCTTCCATGATTGGAGTAAGCACATCGATACTCGTTATCACTACATAAGAGAATGTGTTACCAAGATGGATGTGCAATTGGAGTATGTGAAGACAAATGATCaagtagctgatatcttcaccaagccaCTCAAGCGAGAAGACTTCATCAAGATGAGGAGCTTACTCGGagtaaccaaatcaagtttaagagGGGGTGTTGAAAactaaacttgatttggatcaaaCATCATTGGGTTAATCATGTGTTGATCCAAAACTTAGCCCAAATTCTAGAAAAATCATCCACctccttaaaataaaaatctagatattcttatagaattatctagaaaattaggataaaataatCTAGATATTATGTTAGAATTATCTAGATTTAGgattaaaatatttgagatatttaatttgtataatggaggctataaatacccCCACTCCCTTTTCATTTTGTAGCATCAAGAAGTATCCAAGTTTGTAAGAATCATCTAAGTAATAAGAATCATCTTCTAAATTATAaaagctttcttcttcacaaagcttctttctcttcaaacacttaaacactttcTGCATCTTTATAAAATTTCCATTCCAACaataacaccaagaatacacaagaTTTCTTAATCTAAGCAAATAGAAAGAGGTTTATGATCTAAACTAGTGAAATAGAAAGACACCTAAAAGAAAATACAAGCAAATAAAGACAAGCTCTTGGGTCTAAGTTATTAACTAGAGtgataaaatattatcttaAGATGCTCAATATTATCTTAAGATGCTCAAACAATCAACAATTGCTAATCTTTAGGCCTAAGATCACTAATTTGAGCTAATCCACTCCCGTGACAATAACTCCTATGCTAATCAAGTTTTTAACATCAATTCCCATTGGTCAATTACCATCAAGCATGCATGAATCACAAGTCCTAATAGCCACTAAACAACCTTAGCATCAACTCTCGTTGGCTAAGCAAGTAAAGCACATTGATTGATATTTCaagcatttcatcgaacaccttccgaGCATGAAATAACTTATGATCAAGATATGATTTCCCAACCTATATCTAGCATTAAACACACCAATCAAGTAAAGATCATGTAGATTAAGCACATAGCATCATAGATCAAGCACTAATCATTCTAGTCTACTAAACCCAAGAACTCTAAAGGttctactcactaatctccatgaaaccACACAAACCCATAATAGATTGTTGGATAaacaagagattaagagatAGATAAACAAaggttaacaaaataaatacttaaaccAAACAAGATTCACAAGATTCAAGTTTAGAAACAAgagaaattataaaactataGCTTAGGTAGTCCAGGGTTTTCAATCCCTTAAAATACCTTTTATAGACAATAGAATCAAACCGGGTCGATCCGGGACAAACCGGACCAAACCACGATAGAAAATGGGTAAAGTGATTTCTGGGTCTTGACCACAGACTGGCTCGGTCCGCGGTCGGATATGCTCCAATTCTGCTGCCAGGTCTCGTCCGCGACACGTACCGGCGGCCATCTCTGCTTAAACTCGATCTCACTGCCTTGAATCCACGGACGGCTTCATCCCGCGGCCTCCACCCGTGGCCCATGTCTTCTTTACTCGACTTCACTGGCCCAAATCCGCGGACGGCTTCAATCCGTGGCCTCCACCCGCGGTCCATCCTATCTTTGCGGTATGATTGATATGACTCCAGTAAATCGGTTATAACTTCTTCAATACAGCTCCAAATTACTTGAAACTACCtccattagaaagctaactcaatttcctATGTCCTCGAAAAAGATGAGcttcaaagaatatatttaaGACCTTCATCCATGTTGATATTTCAACCTTTTGTGGCTTAATCTCCTCCAAAATCATTATAACAATtccaaaacctgaaaacatacaaATGAACATGCAAATGCACTATATAATACTAAATCAAATCTAAATGAGCTAGAATGTGATGAAAATGAATGCTTTAAAGATGTAAAAAAGCAAGACATCAACTTCCCCAAACTATctctttacttgtcctcaagtaaactttcaaAATCAATCAAGTAGAAAAAGTTTGAAATTGAGTGCTTATAACCAAAAGAGACACTTTCTAGCCTTCAACTTAACATCCTAAAgaaaacatagcaaatagcatgaacAACCCTATTagtacactctagcttctcaagGCCTATCAAAACTCTTTTATCTTTACACAAGTTGCATTGCCATTCAATCAACAAGTTCCTTAGCCAACCCTCACATttattcacacacacacaagatgaattcttgcaaataaatatttgatctcaatcatttggttTGGTGAGAGAAGATGGTCTAATGTGAAGAAAGAGGAGGGTTCAAACGTAATCTTTTATGGTGATTTACACTCAAAGAGAGGAGCtagatcattatgcaaaatttatctaagaaaatgtgcaattcatgcatacaatgacttgttctcatcattctactcATTTCCTAAATAATTTCAAGCTCtacccttcttcttttcatCATCCCAAAACCCAAAGATACACTCACTTTCATCTCTCACCCAATGAACACATTCCCATTTCTTATTTTAGCCAACTagggattctttttttttttttttactcagattttttttccccactcttttcatgtttttttttcttttattctaaaggagattctatttataaacataagaacatttttttttaaatccctagtggctttctttccttttctcacTCTTTTTGGTTCATTTCTTTTCACTTTTACTCACATCCCAATCCCAAGATCAAAATCAAGCATACAAACCCCACAAACCATCCTAAGTGCTAGCTCAAATGAGGACCTAGTGCTAGCCAAAGATAAAAACAAACCATTGTCGCTtctaatactctcaagattttgcacatgactaGCTTTcacaaaaaggcctcactcaagcAAATCAATGTTGGCTTCAAGGAATGGTGAGGGTTCATAGGTATgggagtgccatttgggttaacaaagattggtacaaagagagaaagataacccaaatgtgtataatatccatgatcaagtatgtaAATGCCCATATgtaagagagattaagttcattaagCCTTAGTTCATTTGGagttggtttcaagaacaatgccaatcatcaagcaagcaacatgtttcaaaaagagttttcaaggctcgaagcttacaagctttttcaagagatgcttaagctacttgcTATGTTTAGCTAGGATGTCAAATTGAGTTCTAGAcatgtgttctttacaaggtttTTCCCAATGCATGAATGGAAACTAAATgcttgtttttgatgttttttcggaaaaaaatcaatttttgtggtttttctatgcaaataagtattcacaatgcaatgcatgaaactcatgacaagtaaacaaaacagaaaatgaTATGAGATAGTAGactctcccccaaacttacttcACACAGTCCCTTGTGTGAGAGTTGTGTGAGAGTAAGCTCAAAGAAAAGATCTATGGGGAAGaaataaacatgaaaactaAATATGTACAAGGTTGGAGTGACACTTACTTGGAGTTATTGGCTGAATTGGGTGGTAGAGGACCCTTGGCCTCAGATTTTTTCCATTGGGAGAGACGGGCTGAAGCGGAGAAGTGAGGGAGGAATGTGTTCAAGCTCTTTACCCATGTAGTGAAGACCCTCTTGCCAAAGCTCGGATCACCGGGATCATACTCATCATAGAACCAACCCCTAAACTCATTCATTCTAATCTCTTCAAAGGTTACCTTCCTTGGATCATCAACAATGAGTTTCTTGGTGGAGAGAATACCAAGATGCTTGTCAAAGGGTTTGTCCATAGGAAAGCCTTCTTCTTGCACCTCTTTGAGAGATTCTTCAATATGAATCACTTGATTCTCCTTAGACTCTTCACCCCTTGTACCTTTCTTAGCAATAAGCTTCACATGCATTTCATCCTTGGTTGAGAACTCATCCATAACCAATGAGATCTCTCTTGTTTTCTTCATGCACTCAACAATCAAACCATCACCACAAAGATCTTCAAGGCTTCTTTCAACCAAGCATACTTCTTTATCATTGCTCCTTGTTGAATAAGCCATGGATGCAATTGGTTTATCTTGCTCTTCATATCTTATCACAAGTTTCTCATCTGCCATGCATCCAAGGAGTACTTCAAGCTCATGTATAGagtcttcagcttcttcttgaaATCCATCCTTGATTTGAACATCCTCTTCAACATCAATTTCCAAATCCATGGTGTGTTCTTCATAAGTGTTGGTGTTGTAAAGAGCAGTGATGCTTTCTTCTTGATCTTCATTCATGTGAAAGATGTTGTTGTTGAAAGACTTCACATGTGCTATAACTCTATCCAATCTTGAGCTAAGAGCTTTGCCATTAGCATTTATCTTGGTGGAAAGAGAATAAAGTTGCCTTTCCATCTCAATCCTTCCCCTTTCTTGATTCTCCAACAACTTCTCAAGCATATTGGTGATGTTTTCTTCATTTGAGGCTTGAGGAAAGTTAGCTTCTTCTTCATACTCTAAATCCCAAGGTTGGTGTCTCTCACCATATCTATATTGGTGTCCTTGACCAAAGTCTCCATGTGGTTGATACTCCAATGAGGTGGTTGGTTCATAAGCTCTTTCACAAGATGTGGAGCTTCTAGATATCATCTTTTCTTGACTCTCCAAAATAGCCTTGAGCATTGATTCCAAGTCAATAAACATGATCTTCCTCTCTTGTGAATGTACCTTGCAAAAGAACAACCACTTGAAAGGGAATTAGTAACCaaacaaagcaaaacaaaacataagaaaataaagctTAGCCTCAAAAAAGTTTGAAATCCTAATGAAAAATCTACAagttccccggcaacggcgccaaattgattAAGCGTTTAAGAACAAatcaattaacctaatgtgccaacaataccacaatcgaatggtatgtcattgtagcattttaggatcgaatccacagagaactagagacttataacaccaagaatacacaagcTTTCTTAATTTAAGCAAATAGAAAGAGGTTTATGATCTAAACTAGTGAAATAGAAGACACTATAAAATACGCAATAAAGACAAGCCTGGGTCAAATTGAGAGTGATAAAATCTATCTCAAGATGCTCAAATCAAATTGCTATCTTTAGGCCTAAGATCACTAATTTGAGCTAATCCACTCCCGGACATAACTCCTATGCTAATCAAGTTTTTAACATCAATTCCCATTGGTTAATTACCATCAATGCATGAATCACAAGTCCTAATAGCCATAAACAACCTTGGCAAACTCCCTTTGGCTAAGCAAGTAAAGCACATTGATTGATATTTCaagcatttcatcgaacaccttccgaGCATGACTAACTTATGATCAAGATGATTTCCCAACTATATCTAGCATTAAACACCCTCAAGCAATAACCATTCACTTAACATCAAAGTGCCAATAACCTACACAGTAACATGCCAAACCCCCACAACCCACTACAAGACCAATCCCCAACCCGCACCCCATTTTAGGCCTAACACCCCaccccccccacccccacccCCACCCACCCCCATCCCAACCCCCCAATTTCCCCACACCCACCCTCCCAGTAACCAACCCCCCCCCCACCCACCCCCCCCCGACCCCCCCATGCCCCCCATCCCCGCACCCCCCTCCCAACCCCCCGAGTCCTAACCCAGCCCACTTACCAACCCCCCTTCCCCACCCCATCCCCCCAATCCCTTCACGCCACGTAACCActtgcccccccccccccccccccccaaccaAAATAACAACCCACCCCCCCAACCACCCCCCCCCGCACCCctacccccccccccacccacaCCCCCCCCCCAGaccacacccccccccccccccccacccccaaCCCTCCCAACCAGCCCTATACCCCTCCCCACTACCACACCCacacccccccacccccccccaaCCCCCCCACCCACCCCCCTCACGCACacaccccccacccccccccacAAACCCCCACCCacacccaccccccccccccccccaccccccccccccacccgcCCTTCACACAACCCCCCCACCCCCCACACCCACCACACCCAACCCCCCCCAAGCCCCTCCCCCCCCCcatcccccccccccaccccaccccccccaccccccccccccctccccccccacCAACACCCCTTAACCCACCCCCCCaacacccccccccccttaaCCCATCCCCCCCCTCCCAACCCCCAACCCCCCCCCAAGCCCCCCCAACCCAACCCCCCCAAACCccaccccccaccccccccccccccccccccaaccaCCCAACCCCCCCACCGCAccccaacccccccccccccccccaccaacAACACCAACCAAAAACATTCCCAGAT encodes:
- the LOC125581855 gene encoding secreted RxLR effector protein 161-like, with the protein product MFEDFKMEMTKEFEMTDIGLMSYYLGIEVKQEENEIFITQEGYAKEVLKKFKMDDSNPVCTPMECGVKLSKEEEGESVDPTLFKSLVGSLRYLTCTRPDILHAVGVVSRYMEHPTTTHFKAAKRILRYIKGTINFGLYYSISDDYKLVGYSDSDWGGDVDDRKSTSGFVFFIGETAFTWMSKKQPIVTLSTCEAEYVAATSCVCHAIWL